One genomic region from Athalia rosae chromosome 3, iyAthRosa1.1, whole genome shotgun sequence encodes:
- the LOC105685446 gene encoding protein yellow-like → MLKLAALFCLLANALGATHPPFKVIFEWNATEFNWASPEALDQAIKHKEYIVENNAIAGIKIWKNKMYLTIPRWRKGVPVTLGVTSATPVNDVTAPKLDPYPNWDMQTLGDCNAFQFVQSMEIDPLGRMWVLDTGRTETMELKPEPRCPPRLVILDLENEGAVLRSYVFPKEVAPPDSAYLNDIVVDHENGGAAYITDNGHDDPGIIVFTLKDNKSRKVRHKSMRAEGEAENFVVAGVNILSPMHVDGIALSPPGGERQVYYSPLSSFHLYAISTSILRNDSLTSIEDSHVQELGRKSSQTDGMVMTNQGVLYFGLLADDAIAMWDTNVNPSFASGLRVISRDHSLTQWPDTFAIDESGHLWCVTNALQNYMNHRIDINRPNFRVVSSSTAAKNYQYNKDGTIPALPVITAAADRVNFTLSLCLTILLVFLAR, encoded by the coding sequence ATGTTGAAGCTCGCCGCGCTTTTCTGCCTTCTGGCAAACGCTCTGGGCGCTACCCATCCACCGTTCAAAGTGATATTCGAATGGAACGCTACGGAGTTCAATTGGGCATCACCGGAAGCCCTCGACCAGGCTATAAAGCACAAAGAGTACATAGTGGAGAACAACGCGATCGCCGGCATAAAAATATGGAAGAACAAAATGTACCTGACGATACCGAGGTGGCGAAAGGGTGTACCGGTGACGCTGGGCGTCACCTCCGCCACCCCGGTGAACGACGTTACCGCGCCGAAATTGGACCCCTATCCCAACTGGGACATGCAGACTCTGGGCGATTGCAACGCATTCCAATTCGTACAGAGCATGGAGATCGACCCGCTCGGCAGAATGTGGGTCCTCGACACGGGTAGGACGGAAACGATGGAACTAAAACCGGAACCGAGGTGTCCGCCTCGCCTGGTCATCCTGGATCTGGAGAACGAGGGGGCCGTCCTCAGGAGTTACGTGTTCCCCAAGGAGGTAGCGCCCCCCGATTCCGCCTACCTCAACGACATCGTGGTCGATCACGAGAACGGGGGAGCCGCTTACATAACCGACAACGGACACGACGATCCCGGAATCATAGTGTTCACCCTAAAGGACAACAAGTCCCGCAAAGTGAGGCACAAGTCGATGAGGGCTGAGGGCGAGGCCGAAAATTTCGTCGTAGCCGGGGTGAACATACTTTCGCCGATGCACGTGGACGGTATAGCCCTCTCACCGCCGGGGGGCGAGAGGCAGGTTTACTACTCGCCGCTGTCTTCGTTCCACCTCTACGCGATCTCAACGTCGATTTTGAGGAACGATTCGTTGACCTCGATCGAAGACAGCCACGTACAGGAATTGGGGCGTAAGAGTTCGCAGACCGACGGCATGGTGATGACCAACCAGGGCGTCCTttatttcggacttttggcCGACGACGCCATCGCCATGTGGGACACGAACGTCAATCCCTCGTTCGCCTCCGGTCTGAGGGTGATCTCCAGGGATCACAGCCTCACCCAGTGGCCCGACACATTTGCCATCGACGAAAGCGGGCATCTCTGGTGCGTGACGAACGCACTTCAAAATTACATGAACCACAGAATCGACATCAACAGACCGAACTTCCGAGTGGTGAGCAGTTCGACTGccgcgaaaaattatcagtaCAACAAGGACGGTACGATTCCCGCTCTTCCCGTGATCACCGCTGCCGCCGATCGCGTCAATTTCACGCTGTCGCTCTGCCTGACCATCCTCCTGGTCTTCCTCGCCCGTTAA
- the LOC105685443 gene encoding hexosaminidase D-like isoform X2, translating to MDALTIGSHRLVHLDLKGAPPRVCYFEKLFPLLRTWGATGLLLEWEDTFPYNRELTQIGSNGPSSIANGYTTQEARQILQIAGDSGLAVVPLVQTFGHMEFVLKHDEWRSLREVELFPSSMCPSNPDALPLVKSLLRQIILFHPDIQYLHIGADEIWHMGLCSVCSKRANSHKHGKSSLFLEHVLAVAQYVQEMYSHLKVIIWDDMLRNIDVQVLNEYYIGKYVEPMIWHYNSSETFGLPPGLWDKYGTIFPNIWAATAFKGATGSCQHIPIIQHHISNHERWLGELSTHVNKVCEFRGTAFTGWSRYDHYATMCELLPTAIPSLVMCLKVWLHGYSEERHLEVAKSLGYTDHPLHIVPQQRPAPIPNKLLFPGWQIAVGIEWFLNFRTKYHHIVDSDQVATWLNSWQIANNYTNPMQIGSLVTAITCCWNYHH from the exons ATGGACGCTCTAACAATTGGTTCGCACAG ATTAGTTCATCTTGATCTTAAGGGTGCTCCGCCTCGGGTTTGTTACTTCGAAAAG TTATTTCCTTTACTGAGAACATGGGGTGCCACCGGACTTCTCTTAGAATGGGAAGATACATTTCCCTACAATCGAGAACTTACTCAGATTGGAAGCAATGGCCCGAGCAGTATAGCAAATGGTTACACGACGCAGGAGGCTCGACAGATATTACAAATTGCTGGAGACTCTGGACTGGCAGTTGTGCCATTGGTTCAAACTTTTGGTCACATGGAG tttGTATTGAAGCATGACGAATGGCGATCTTTGCGGGAAGTCGAACTCTTTCCAAGTTCGATGTGCCCTTCAAATCCAGATGCACTACCACTTGTGAAGTCTCTCCTACgacaaataatattatttcatccTGACATACAATATCTACACATAGGAGCAGATGAAATCTGGCACATGGGATTATGCTCAGTTTGTAGTAAAAGAGCAAATTCCCACAAGCATGGAAAGTCCTCGTTGTTTTTGGAACACGTGTTAGCTGTTGCACAATATGTACAGGAGATGTATTCTCATTTGAAAGTTATTATTTGGGATGACATGTTGAGGAACATTGATGTACAGGTCCTGAATG AGTATTACATCGGAAAATATGTTGAACCAATGATATGGCATTACAACTCAAGTGAAACATTTGGGTTGCCACCTG GCTTATGGGACAAATACGGCactatttttccaaatatttggGCAGCAACAGCGTTCAAAGGCGCTACTGGTTCCTGTCAGCACATACCAATAATACAACATCACATTAGTAATCACGAGCGATGGCTAGGAGAATTAAGTACTCATGTCAACAAAGTTTGCGAATTTCGTGGGACTGCGTTCACTGGTTGGTCAAG GTATGATCACTACGCAACGATGTGCGAACTCTTACCCACAGCAATACCATCTCTGGTCATGTGTTTGAAAGTTTGGTTACATGGGTACTCTGAGGAAAGACATCTAGAAGTTGCAAAGAGTTTAGGGTATACAGACCATCCACTTCACATTGTTCCCCAACAACGTCCAGCTCCAATACCGAACAAATTACTTTTTCCGGGTTGGCAAATTGCGGTGGGAATCGAATGGTTCCTTAATTTTAGGACCAAGTATCATCACATCGTGGATAGCGATCA agTAGCAACTTGGCTGAATTCATGGCAAATTGCAAACAATTATACCAATCCCATGCAAATAGGAAGCTTGGTGACTGCGATAA CTTGTTGTTGGAATTATCATCACTAG
- the LOC105685443 gene encoding hexosaminidase D-like isoform X1, which yields MDALTIGSHRLVHLDLKGAPPRVCYFEKLFPLLRTWGATGLLLEWEDTFPYNRELTQIGSNGPSSIANGYTTQEARQILQIAGDSGLAVVPLVQTFGHMEFVLKHDEWRSLREVELFPSSMCPSNPDALPLVKSLLRQIILFHPDIQYLHIGADEIWHMGLCSVCSKRANSHKHGKSSLFLEHVLAVAQYVQEMYSHLKVIIWDDMLRNIDVQVLNEYYIGKYVEPMIWHYNSSETFGLPPGLWDKYGTIFPNIWAATAFKGATGSCQHIPIIQHHISNHERWLGELSTHVNKVCEFRGTAFTGWSRYDHYATMCELLPTAIPSLVMCLKVWLHGYSEERHLEVAKSLGYTDHPLHIVPQQRPAPIPNKLLFPGWQIAVGIEWFLNFRTKYHHIVDSDQVATWLNSWQIANNYTNPMQIGSLVTAISDLLLELSSLEGYLRVQMEAILFPPTLDEWTGTHIHPLKSKLKQLKHDAETQLKLGCRV from the exons ATGGACGCTCTAACAATTGGTTCGCACAG ATTAGTTCATCTTGATCTTAAGGGTGCTCCGCCTCGGGTTTGTTACTTCGAAAAG TTATTTCCTTTACTGAGAACATGGGGTGCCACCGGACTTCTCTTAGAATGGGAAGATACATTTCCCTACAATCGAGAACTTACTCAGATTGGAAGCAATGGCCCGAGCAGTATAGCAAATGGTTACACGACGCAGGAGGCTCGACAGATATTACAAATTGCTGGAGACTCTGGACTGGCAGTTGTGCCATTGGTTCAAACTTTTGGTCACATGGAG tttGTATTGAAGCATGACGAATGGCGATCTTTGCGGGAAGTCGAACTCTTTCCAAGTTCGATGTGCCCTTCAAATCCAGATGCACTACCACTTGTGAAGTCTCTCCTACgacaaataatattatttcatccTGACATACAATATCTACACATAGGAGCAGATGAAATCTGGCACATGGGATTATGCTCAGTTTGTAGTAAAAGAGCAAATTCCCACAAGCATGGAAAGTCCTCGTTGTTTTTGGAACACGTGTTAGCTGTTGCACAATATGTACAGGAGATGTATTCTCATTTGAAAGTTATTATTTGGGATGACATGTTGAGGAACATTGATGTACAGGTCCTGAATG AGTATTACATCGGAAAATATGTTGAACCAATGATATGGCATTACAACTCAAGTGAAACATTTGGGTTGCCACCTG GCTTATGGGACAAATACGGCactatttttccaaatatttggGCAGCAACAGCGTTCAAAGGCGCTACTGGTTCCTGTCAGCACATACCAATAATACAACATCACATTAGTAATCACGAGCGATGGCTAGGAGAATTAAGTACTCATGTCAACAAAGTTTGCGAATTTCGTGGGACTGCGTTCACTGGTTGGTCAAG GTATGATCACTACGCAACGATGTGCGAACTCTTACCCACAGCAATACCATCTCTGGTCATGTGTTTGAAAGTTTGGTTACATGGGTACTCTGAGGAAAGACATCTAGAAGTTGCAAAGAGTTTAGGGTATACAGACCATCCACTTCACATTGTTCCCCAACAACGTCCAGCTCCAATACCGAACAAATTACTTTTTCCGGGTTGGCAAATTGCGGTGGGAATCGAATGGTTCCTTAATTTTAGGACCAAGTATCATCACATCGTGGATAGCGATCA agTAGCAACTTGGCTGAATTCATGGCAAATTGCAAACAATTATACCAATCCCATGCAAATAGGAAGCTTGGTGACTGCGATAAGTGA CTTGTTGTTGGAATTATCATCACTAGAAGGCTACCTCCGAGTGCAAATGGAagcaattttatttccaccaACACTCGACGAATGGACGGGTACACATATTCATCCACtaaaaagtaaattgaaacaattaaaGCATGATGCAGAGACTCAATTGAAGCTTGGCTGTAGGGTATGA
- the LOC105685441 gene encoding ubiquitin carboxyl-terminal hydrolase 22, which produces MSDHGCIHLNNFKAAKGIQPYKVIHSYFVTSTSTEARVRKAVSCLCHTCKTYKDRLHSCLHCIFFGCYLRGHIQEHAKTKKHFLAVDLSYGNILCFQCGDYVYDRELTAVAKSQWSQSARSLSLGEFYRAWEPTQVEADLLRKNPRRRRIVENSTIGLRGLINLGSTCFMNCIVQALIHTPLLRDYFLADRHHCPQPSRCLVCEVSHLFQEFYSGSKAPLTLHKLLHLIWTHARHLAGYEQQDAHEFFIATLDVLHRHCEAAPILVKDNPHHCNCIIDQIFTGGLQSDVVCQACNGVSTTIDPFWDISLDLGPTAGASGPDSSGPPTSLLDCLERFTRAEHLGSSAKIKCSNCQTYQESTKQLTMKQLPIVASFHLKRFEHSSIQDKKISTFIAFPEQLDMTPFMSHKRNGNNNATIDGLPKNGEDTAFSDNRYSLFAVINHEGSLETGHYTAFIRQQRDQWFKCDDHLITRAKLKDVLTSEGYLLFYHKQILEYGRNSKV; this is translated from the exons ATGAGCGATCATGGCTGCATAcacttgaataatttcaaagcaGCCAAGGGGATACAGCCGTACAAAGTAATACACTCCTATTTCGTGACCAGCACTTCGACCGAGGCACGCGTAAGGAAG GCCGTGAGCTGTTTATGTCATACCTGTAAGACGTACAAGGATCGCCTCCATTCGTGCCTGCACTGCATATTTTTTGGCTGTTACTTGAGGGGACACATACAAGAGCATGCCAAGACTAAAAAACACTTTTTAG cCGTCGATCTGAGCTACGGTAACATCTTGTGCTTCCAATGTGGCGACTACGTATACGACAGGGAACTCACAGCGGTTGCAAAGTCACAGTGGAGCCAATCGGCAAGGTCACTTAGCTTGGGGGAATTTTATCGAGCATGGGAACCGACGCAAGTCGAGGCCGATTTGCTCAGGAAAAACCCACGTCGACGACGGATAGTGGAGAACTCCACTATAG GTCTGAGAGGTCTGATAAACCTCGGGAGTACCTGCTTCATGAACTGCATAGTACAGGCGTTGATACATACTCCTCTCCTGCGAGATTACTTTCTAGCCGATCGACATCATTGTCCACAGCCAAGCCGGTGTCTAGTTTGCGAAGTGTCGCACCTTTTCCAAGAATTTTACTCGGGCAGTAAAGCTCCTTTAACGCTTCATAAACTTCTTCATCTCATTTGGACACACGCCAGGCATTTGGCTGGCTACGAACAGCAAGATGcgcatgaatttttcattgcaaCGTTGGATGTACTACACAGGCACTGCGAAGCTGCTCCTATTTTGGTTAAAGATAATCCTCACCATTGTAACTGCATaatagatcaaattttcaccggTGGTCTTCAAAGTGACGTCGTTTGCCAAGCCTGCAA tgGGGTATCAACCACTATTGATCCATTTTGGGACATATCCCTAGATTTGGGGCCCACTGCTGGAGCATCTGGACCAGATAGCTCAGGTCCACCTACCTCGCTACTAGACTGCCTAGAACGTTTTACACGGGCGGAACATTTGGGTTCAAGTGCAAAGATAAAATGTAGTAATTGCCAAACTTATCAAGAAAGCACCAAACAATTGACCATGAAACAGCTACCAATCGTTGCCAGCTTTCACTTGAAGAGATTCGAACATTCTAGCATCCAGGACAAGAAAATATCAACCTTCATAGCTTTTCCCGAACAATTAGATATGACCCCGTTTATGTCGcataaaagaaacggaaataaCAATGCTACAATAGATGGCTTACCAAAAAATGGCGAAGACACTGCATTCAGCGACAACAGATATTCTTTGTTTGCTGTTATCAATCACGAGGGATCTTTGGAAACCGGACACTACACAGCGTTCATCAGACAGCAGAGAGATCAGTGGTTCAAATGTGATGATCATCTTATAACCAGAGCCAAGTTGAAAGATGTGTTGACCAGCGAAGG GTACCTCCTTTTTTATCACAAGCAGATTTTGGAATACGGACGAAATAGCAAAgtatga